In Curtobacterium sp. L6-1, a genomic segment contains:
- a CDS encoding NAD-dependent epimerase/dehydratase family protein: MSAPTTLVVGGGGFLGTAVRTTLAQRGHDVVVPSVPWSEPEAAGAVLRAALHEVQSAPGRWNLVWCAGTGVVATDESAFVAESVVLDGAFGDADAPVTPGTAFFASSAGAVFAGSTAPPFDESTEPNPLAPYGRSRLLAEERFAAWATATGTRLLVGRIANLYGPGANLRKRQGLVSQLALAHLEGRPSSIYVPFETTRDYLYIDDAAAMVADGLDAVAAAAPGSTTTKIFASQVGHTITEVVDAVTAALGEPLDVRAGHDPSSTFHGTDLRFRSTVLTGIDDRTLVPFDEGVRRTVDAVRTNHHTATGAP, from the coding sequence GTGAGCGCACCCACCACCCTCGTCGTCGGTGGCGGCGGGTTCCTCGGCACGGCCGTCCGGACCACGCTCGCGCAGCGCGGCCACGACGTGGTCGTCCCGAGCGTCCCGTGGTCCGAGCCCGAGGCGGCGGGCGCCGTGCTGCGCGCGGCGCTGCACGAGGTGCAGTCCGCGCCCGGCCGGTGGAACCTCGTCTGGTGCGCGGGCACCGGTGTCGTGGCGACCGACGAGAGCGCGTTCGTCGCCGAGTCCGTCGTCCTCGACGGCGCGTTCGGCGACGCGGACGCACCGGTGACCCCCGGCACCGCGTTCTTCGCGTCCTCGGCCGGCGCGGTGTTCGCGGGGTCCACGGCACCACCGTTCGACGAGTCCACGGAGCCGAACCCGCTCGCGCCGTACGGACGCAGCCGACTGCTCGCCGAGGAACGCTTCGCCGCCTGGGCGACCGCGACGGGCACGCGACTCCTCGTCGGGCGCATCGCGAACCTCTACGGTCCCGGCGCGAACCTGCGGAAGCGACAAGGACTCGTCTCGCAGCTCGCGCTCGCGCACCTCGAGGGTCGGCCGTCGTCGATCTACGTGCCGTTCGAGACCACCCGCGACTACCTCTACATCGACGACGCGGCGGCCATGGTCGCCGACGGGCTCGACGCCGTGGCCGCCGCCGCACCGGGCAGCACCACGACGAAGATCTTCGCCTCGCAGGTCGGGCACACCATCACCGAGGTCGTCGACGCCGTCACCGCGGCCCTCGGGGAACCGCTCGACGTCCGCGCCGGCCACGACCCGTCGTCGACGTTCCACGGCACCGACCTCCGGTTCCGGTCGACCGTCCTCACCGGTATCGACGACCGCACGCTCGTGCCCTTCGACGAGGGCGTCCGCCGGACCGTCGACGCGGTCCGCACGAACCACCACACCGCCACGGGAGCTCCATGA
- a CDS encoding ArnT family glycosyltransferase, with amino-acid sequence MTSHRRRTAPRWARLPEWATLTVWAATLLMVAASVARAFTYPPLGSKDEPAHFDYAVLLWHGRFPVFEDGITYGTTFGVDAPVQWVSQHPPLYYLVLAPIVGPLYDGDHALIAVLAGRMVSAVMAGLVVLATAWAASRCFPGHRRLPGGAAVVTALAGMLVQQGSSIYNDVLFVVFCALACGVAGAALRTGVGPRLLVGAALVGAGGMATRLTFFVWLIAICAAVLLAPTVRLGRLPAVWARLLAAAMPGLAALVAAGWWYVHNKQTTGNFSGRHAQWGLENAGRVERPFLDITFDPEFYKSLFGVYRGIMKPADPTQWVLMLGPIVLAVVVGLVALVRRTRSGTALPVRRVAPLGWMPAWLSVGLVVAMFVAVTLLLVVVEIQYVTGGGAPITRYALTVLPPIAIAMSAGLTGWRWTSGVFTALWIALAVVPYLTLVDLHVVGIVPHAARVVQVMFVVSLVAMVGCVVGAFLDARRRPEAPAAVSGPGTPTTDGTAAEDTGTDTPAAEDRADGRGDTALLDRTD; translated from the coding sequence ATGACCAGCCACCGCCGCCGGACCGCACCGCGATGGGCGCGCCTGCCGGAGTGGGCGACGCTGACCGTCTGGGCGGCGACCCTGCTCATGGTCGCCGCGTCGGTCGCCCGCGCCTTCACGTACCCGCCGCTCGGCAGCAAGGACGAACCGGCACACTTCGACTACGCGGTCCTGCTCTGGCACGGCCGCTTCCCGGTCTTCGAGGACGGCATCACCTACGGCACGACCTTCGGCGTCGACGCCCCCGTCCAGTGGGTCTCGCAGCACCCGCCGCTGTACTACCTGGTGCTCGCGCCGATCGTCGGCCCGCTCTACGACGGTGACCACGCCCTGATCGCCGTCCTCGCCGGACGCATGGTGAGCGCCGTGATGGCCGGACTCGTGGTCCTCGCCACCGCTTGGGCCGCCTCGCGCTGCTTCCCCGGCCACCGTCGCCTGCCCGGCGGCGCCGCCGTCGTCACCGCCCTCGCCGGCATGCTCGTCCAGCAGGGTTCCTCGATCTACAACGACGTGCTCTTCGTCGTGTTCTGCGCCCTGGCCTGCGGTGTCGCCGGGGCCGCGCTGCGCACCGGGGTCGGGCCGCGCCTCCTGGTCGGTGCCGCGCTCGTCGGCGCCGGCGGCATGGCGACCCGCCTCACCTTCTTCGTCTGGCTCATCGCGATCTGCGCTGCCGTCCTGCTCGCGCCGACCGTCCGGCTCGGCCGGTTGCCGGCGGTCTGGGCCCGGCTGCTCGCCGCCGCGATGCCCGGGCTCGCCGCGCTCGTCGCCGCGGGCTGGTGGTACGTGCACAACAAGCAGACGACCGGCAACTTCAGCGGCCGCCACGCGCAGTGGGGCCTCGAGAACGCCGGACGCGTCGAGCGGCCGTTCCTCGACATCACGTTCGACCCCGAGTTCTACAAGAGCCTGTTCGGCGTGTACCGCGGCATCATGAAGCCCGCCGACCCGACGCAGTGGGTGCTCATGCTCGGGCCGATCGTGCTCGCGGTCGTCGTCGGCCTCGTCGCGCTCGTCCGCCGCACCCGCAGCGGGACCGCGCTCCCCGTCCGCCGGGTCGCCCCGCTCGGCTGGATGCCGGCGTGGCTCTCGGTCGGCCTCGTCGTGGCGATGTTCGTCGCCGTCACCCTGCTGCTCGTCGTCGTCGAGATCCAGTACGTCACCGGCGGCGGCGCCCCGATCACCCGGTACGCGCTGACCGTCCTGCCGCCGATCGCCATCGCGATGTCGGCCGGCCTGACCGGCTGGCGCTGGACGTCGGGCGTCTTCACCGCGCTCTGGATCGCCCTGGCCGTCGTGCCCTACCTGACCCTCGTCGACCTCCACGTCGTCGGCATCGTGCCGCACGCCGCGCGGGTCGTGCAGGTCATGTTCGTCGTGTCCCTCGTCGCCATGGTGGGTTGCGTCGTCGGGGCGTTCCTCGACGCCCGCCGACGTCCCGAAGCCCCGGCCGCCGTGTCCGGCCCGGGTACACCGACCACCGACGGCACCGCAGCCGAGGACACCGGAACCGACACCCCGGCCGCCGAGGACCGCGCCGACGGGCGGGGCGACACCGCCCTGCTGGACCGGACCGACTGA